From one Pempheris klunzingeri isolate RE-2024b chromosome 9, fPemKlu1.hap1, whole genome shotgun sequence genomic stretch:
- the LOC139206758 gene encoding protocadherin gamma-C5-like isoform X3: MDSRQRRRLWRLCFYLACLSSASAQLSYSVSEELSPGSVVGNIAKDLSLTAQRIVERRLRVVSESTTQYFEVKQTTGDLVIKQKIDREQMCELSSVCSLHLQILLENPLEIHRVVVDVLDVNDNAPQFSTSNISLEISEAAAPGTRFRLESAHDPDVGTNSLRTYHLAANDFFTLNVESKSDGSKFPELMVDKSLDRETQASFRLLLTAVDGGQPEKSGSTLLLIKILDVNDNAPVFDEPVKKVRLLENVARGTLVMKLNATDADSGNNGEISFLFSKYTPERILNLFSVDSKSGEIRVKGDVDYEKAAAYHITVQARDGGSPAMEGSCNVIVDIIDVNDNAPEVTLTSLTSPIREDSAPETVIALISARDLDSGVNGEVTLTIQPGLPFKLNSAFGMHYSLTTAGNLDRETVPEYTVVIKATDAGSPPLSSQTTFVVKLSDVNDNAPTFSQPSYSVDIPENNAPSAPIAAVSATDPDLGDNARISYSILPSMVQGSTISSYVYINPESGHIFSMRSLDHEQLKAFRIEVQARDAGLPPRSANVTVHVFVVDVNDNAPAVVHPSYPKDKRLQLTVPPSSGPGHFINKLVGVDADSGHNAWLFYSIAPGPNAGMFRIGAHTGELRTARKWAEEEAGSTYDIVIIIQDNGDPPKSSFVNITVTVDEERTANDAPASPHHTPFYQRTGMSDITLYLIISLACVSAVSFITFAVLMIRCLRHRGPGLGDSDCCCYGRHRPSRYHQRPSKDLHLQLNTDGPIRYMEVVGGPQEAHTRTYRPCYSTISSRSDFVFMKTPMLSHNNTLNMTLSRKHLMNSASEQKPPNNDWRFTQGPRPGPSGATGGPEVAMGTGPWPQPPTEAEQLQALMAAANEVSEATATLGPGTMGLSTRYSPQFTLQHVPDYRQNVYIPGSTATLTSNPQQQQATAQQATQQALPPPQASAQPEPPKAAQTPASKKKSTKKEKK; this comes from the exons ATGGACtccagacagaggaggaggctgtggaGGCTCTGCTTCTATCTGGCCTGCCTCTCCTCTGCGTCCGCTCAGCTCAGCTATTCCGTGTCGGAGGAACTAAGCCCGGGCTCTGTCGTGGGGAATATTGCTAAAGATTTGAGTCTCACGGCTCAGAGGATTGTTGAGAGGAGGTTGCGGGTGGTCTCGGAATCCACAACGCAGTATTTTGAGGTAAAGCAGACGACCGGCGATTTGGTTATTAAACAGAAAATTGACAGGGAGCAAATGTGCGAATTAAGCTCAGTATGTTCGTTACACCTTCAAATACTTCTGGAGAACCCTTTAGAAATTCATCGCGTCGTGGTGGACGTTCTGGATGTCAATGACAATGCTCCGCAGTTTTCTACCAGCAACATTTCTCTGGAGATATCAGAGGCGGCCGCGCCGGGCACAAGGTTCCGTTTGGAGAGCGCACACGATCCAGACGTGGGCACCAACTCTTTGCGCACGTACCACCTCGCAGCAAATGACTTCTTTACTTTGAATGTGGAAAGTAAAAGTGACGGCAGCAAGTTTCCAGAGCTAATGGTGGACAAATCTTTGGACAGGGAGACGCAGGCCTCATTTCGCCTGTTGCTCACTGCCGTCGATGGGGGTCAGCCGGAGAAATCTGGCTCAACACTTCTGCTCATTAAAATTCTGGATGTAAATGACAATGCGCCCGTCTTTGACGAGCCGGTTAAGAAAGTTAGGCTATTAGAAAATGTTGCACGAGGCACTTTAGTAATGAAACTGAACGCGACTGACGCGGACTCGGGTAACAACGGAGAAATATCTTTCCTTTTCAGTAAGTACACACCAGAACGAATTCTCAACCTTTTCAGTGTGGATTCTAAAAGTGGGGAGATCCGTGTGAAGGGGGATGTGGATTATGAGAAAGCCGCTGCATACCACATCACAGTGCAGGCCAGAGATGGTGGCTCTCCTGCTATGGAGGGCTCCTGTAACGTCATAGTGGACATCATTGATGTGAATGACAACGCACCAGAGGTGACACTGACATCACTGACTAGCCCTATCAGAGAGGACTCGGCACCAGAGACTGTGATTGCACTCATAAGTGCACGGGACCTGGACTCAGGTGTGAATGGTGAGGTTACTTTAACCATCCAACCAGGTTTGCCATTCAAACTTAATTCAGCTTTTGGCATGCATTACAGCCTCACCACTGCTGGAAACCTGGACCGTGAGACTGTCCCAGAGTACACTGTGGTCATCAAGGCCACTGATGCTGGTTCCCCTCCCCTTTCATCACAGACTACCTTTGTGGTGAAGCTctctgatgtgaatgacaaTGCCCCCACCTTCTCTCAGCCCTCTTACTCTGTGGACATCCCGGAGAACAATGCTCCCAGTGCCCCCATCGCGGCTGTTTCGGCCACTGATCCAGATCTTGGTGATAATGCTCGCATCTCCTACTCCATTCTTCCCAGCATGGTCCAGGGTTCAACCATCTCTTCTTATGTCTACATTAACCCAGAGAGTGGCCACATCTTCAGCATGCGCTCTCTGGATCATGAACAGCTTAAGGCTTTTCGTATTGAGGTGCAGGCCCGGGATGCTGGGCTGCCCCCGCGGTCAGCAAACgtcactgtgcatgtgtttgtggtggATGTGAATGACAATGCACCAGCGGTTGTACACCCCTCCTACCCAAAAGACAAAAGGTTACAGCTCACTGTGCCGCCATCTAGCGGCCCCGGGCACTTCATAAATAAACTTGTAGGGGTGGATGCAGACAGTGGGCACAATGCGTGGTTGTTTTACTCCATCGCCCCTGGACCAAATGCTGGCATGTTCCGTATTGGGGCACACACAGGTGAGCTCCGAACAGCCCGCAAGTGGGCTGAAGAGGAAGCAGGCTCGACTTATGACATCGTTATCATCATTCAGGACAATGGTGACCCTCCAAAGTCCAGTTTTGTGAACATTACAGTAACTGTGGATGAGGAGAGAACAGCCAATGATGCTCCAGCAAGCCCTCACCACACACCCTTCTACCAACGCACAGGGATGTCAGACATCACCCTGTACCTCATCATCTCTCTAGCCTGTGTATCAGCTGTGTCCTTCATCACCTTTGCTGTCCTCATGATACGCTGCCTAAGGCACCGTGGCCCAGGGCTGGGagactctgactgctgctgctatgGCCGCCACAGGCCCAGCCGCTACCATCAGAGGCCCAGCAAGGACCTGCACCTGCAGCTCAACACAGATGGACCTATACGCTATATGGAGGTTGTGGGAGGCCCCCAGGAGGCACATACACGCACCTACAGGCCCTGCTACTCCACCATATCCAGCCGGAGTGACTTTGTATTTATGAAGACACCCATGCTGAGTCACAACAACACACTCAACATGACACTCAGCAGGAAGCACCTTATGAACTCTGCCAGTGAG CAAAAGCCCCCCAACAATGACTGGCGCTTCACACAGGGGCCAAGACCCGGACCCAGCGG GGCAACTGGAGGACCTGAGGTCGCCATGGGAACTGGCCCCTGGCCCCAGCCCCCAACTGAGGCTGAGCAGCTCCAGGCCCTGATGGCTGCAGCTAACG AAGTGAGTGAGGCTACGGCCACCCTGGGGCCCGGCACCATGGGTTTGAGCACCCGCTACAGCCCCCAGTTCACCCTGCAGCATGTGCCAGACTATCGCCAGAACGTCTACATCCCTGGCAGCACAGCCACCCTCACCTCCaacccccagcagcagcaggccacGGCTCAGCAGGCCACCCAGCAGGCGCTGCCCCCGCCCCAGGCCTCGGCCCAGCCCGAGCCCCCCAAGGCCGCCCAGACCCCCGCCTCCAAGAAGAAGTCCAccaagaaggagaagaagtAG